In Zingiber officinale cultivar Zhangliang chromosome 11B, Zo_v1.1, whole genome shotgun sequence, a single window of DNA contains:
- the LOC122035145 gene encoding NAC domain-containing protein 75-like isoform X3: MNTSPISSVNSCSLIDAKIEEHRVSSISKFCPGCGHKIDPKPDWFGLPAGVKFDPTDQELIEHLDAKVKAEELRSHPLIDEFIPTIEGEDGICYTHPEKLPGATRDGLSKHFFHRPSKAYTTGTRKRRKIINLQISEDEKLQSHKGEGETRWHKTGKTRPVMVNGRQRGCKKILVLYTNFGKNRKPEKTNWVMHQYHLGESEEEKEGELVVSKIFYQTQPRQCNLLVSVQKSSHADVTLQEQRRESGSSGSSSSKEVVHHHQHMKPVETTFSFAPFRERFPESAKDHQMVQPSAAFHMTRPPSMNTISTINAHLSSLQAIGEEDPYQISHMLLHAQKAQQQQQPQRQQKVDSRSSSCLEEVVMSCTSAGSKQASIPESDQETEWQYSYWPTDPDHHHGQ; encoded by the exons ATGAACACAAGCCCCATAAGCTCAGTGAACAGTTGCAGCCTCATCGACGCCAAAATCGAAGAGCATCGCGTGTCTTCAATATCCAAATTCTGCCCTGGCTGCGGCCACAAGATCGATCCCAAGCCG gACTGGTTCGGATTGCCTGCCGGAGTAAAGTTCGACCCAACAGATCAGGAGTTGATAGAACACCTGGATGCGAAGGTCAAAGCAGAAGAGCTGAGATCTCACCCTCTGATAGACGAATTCATCCCCACCATTGAAGGCGAAGATGGCATCTGCTACACCCACCCTGAGAAGCTCCCAG GGGCGACAAGAGATGGGCTGAGTAAGCACTTCTTCCACAGGCCCTCCAAGGCCTACACCACTGGGActaggaagaggaggaagataaTAAACCTGCAGATCAGTGAGGACGAGAAGCTCCAAAGCCACAAGGGGGAAGGTGAGACCAGGTGGCATAAGACAGGCAAGACCCGGCCCGTTATGGTCAATGGCAGGCAGAGAGGGTGCAAGAAGATCCTGGTGCTCTACACCAACTTTGGGAAGAACAGGAAGCCTGAGAAGACTAACTGGGTGATGCACCAGTACCATCTGGGGGAgtcagaggaggagaaggaaggggaGCTGGTGGTGTCCAAGATCTTTTATCAGACCCAGCCAAGGCAGTGCAACTTGTTAGTGTCTGTACAGAAGAGCAGCCATGCAGATGTTACGTTGCAGGAGCAGAGGAGGGAGAGTGGGAGTAGTGGGAGCAGCTCCTCCAAGGAGGTAGTCCACCATCACCAGCACATGAAGCCAGTCGAGACGACCTTTAGCTTTGCCCCTTTTAGGGAACGTTTCCCTGAG TCAGCAAAGGATCATCAGATGGTGCAACCCTCAGCAGCTTTCCACATGACGAGGCCTCCTTCTATGAATACCATCTCCACCATTAATGCCCACCTTTCCTCATTGCAAGCCATTGGAGAAGAAGACCCTTATCAAATCTCACATATGCTTCTGCATGCCCAAAAGGCTCAG cagcaacaacaaccacAACGACAACAGAAGGTAGATAGTAGATCTTCATCTTGCTTGGAAGAAGTGGTCATGAGTTGCACCTCTGCCGGAAGTAAACAA GCATCAATTCCAGAGTCTGATCAAGAGACAGAATGGCAGTACTCATACTGGCCTACAGACCCAGATCATCATCATGGGCAATGA
- the LOC122035145 gene encoding NAC domain-containing protein 75-like isoform X4 produces MNTSPISSVNSCSLIDAKIEEHRVSSISKFCPGCGHKIDPKPDWFGLPAGVKFDPTDQELIEHLDAKVKAEELRSHPLIDEFIPTIEGEDGICYTHPEKLPGATRDGLSKHFFHRPSKAYTTGTRKRRKIINLQISEDEKLQSHKGEGETRWHKTGKTRPVMVNGRQRGCKKILVLYTNFGKNRKPEKTNWVMHQYHLGESEEEKEGELVVSKIFYQTQPRQCNLLVSVQKSSHADVTLQEQRRESGSSGSSSSKEVVHHHQHMKPVETTFSFAPFRERFPESAKDHQMVQPSAAFHMTRPPSMNTISTINAHLSSLQAIGEEDPYQISHMLLHAQKAQQQQPQRQQKVDSRSSSCLEEVVMSCTSAGSKQASIPESDQETEWQYSYWPTDPDHHHGQ; encoded by the exons ATGAACACAAGCCCCATAAGCTCAGTGAACAGTTGCAGCCTCATCGACGCCAAAATCGAAGAGCATCGCGTGTCTTCAATATCCAAATTCTGCCCTGGCTGCGGCCACAAGATCGATCCCAAGCCG gACTGGTTCGGATTGCCTGCCGGAGTAAAGTTCGACCCAACAGATCAGGAGTTGATAGAACACCTGGATGCGAAGGTCAAAGCAGAAGAGCTGAGATCTCACCCTCTGATAGACGAATTCATCCCCACCATTGAAGGCGAAGATGGCATCTGCTACACCCACCCTGAGAAGCTCCCAG GGGCGACAAGAGATGGGCTGAGTAAGCACTTCTTCCACAGGCCCTCCAAGGCCTACACCACTGGGActaggaagaggaggaagataaTAAACCTGCAGATCAGTGAGGACGAGAAGCTCCAAAGCCACAAGGGGGAAGGTGAGACCAGGTGGCATAAGACAGGCAAGACCCGGCCCGTTATGGTCAATGGCAGGCAGAGAGGGTGCAAGAAGATCCTGGTGCTCTACACCAACTTTGGGAAGAACAGGAAGCCTGAGAAGACTAACTGGGTGATGCACCAGTACCATCTGGGGGAgtcagaggaggagaaggaaggggaGCTGGTGGTGTCCAAGATCTTTTATCAGACCCAGCCAAGGCAGTGCAACTTGTTAGTGTCTGTACAGAAGAGCAGCCATGCAGATGTTACGTTGCAGGAGCAGAGGAGGGAGAGTGGGAGTAGTGGGAGCAGCTCCTCCAAGGAGGTAGTCCACCATCACCAGCACATGAAGCCAGTCGAGACGACCTTTAGCTTTGCCCCTTTTAGGGAACGTTTCCCTGAG TCAGCAAAGGATCATCAGATGGTGCAACCCTCAGCAGCTTTCCACATGACGAGGCCTCCTTCTATGAATACCATCTCCACCATTAATGCCCACCTTTCCTCATTGCAAGCCATTGGAGAAGAAGACCCTTATCAAATCTCACATATGCTTCTGCATGCCCAAAAGGCTCAG caacaacaaccacAACGACAACAGAAGGTAGATAGTAGATCTTCATCTTGCTTGGAAGAAGTGGTCATGAGTTGCACCTCTGCCGGAAGTAAACAA GCATCAATTCCAGAGTCTGATCAAGAGACAGAATGGCAGTACTCATACTGGCCTACAGACCCAGATCATCATCATGGGCAATGA
- the LOC122035145 gene encoding NAC domain-containing protein 75-like isoform X1, with product MNTSPISSVNSCSLIDAKIEEHRVSSISKFCPGCGHKIDPKPDWFGLPAGVKFDPTDQELIEHLDAKVKAEELRSHPLIDEFIPTIEGEDGICYTHPEKLPGATRDGLSKHFFHRPSKAYTTGTRKRRKIINLQISEDEKLQSHKGEGETRWHKTGKTRPVMVNGRQRGCKKILVLYTNFGKNRKPEKTNWVMHQYHLGESEEEKEGELVVSKIFYQTQPRQCNLLVSVQKSSHADVTLQEQRRESGSSGSSSSKEVVHHHQHMKPVETTFSFAPFRERFPESAKDHQMVQPSAAFHMTRPPSMNTISTINAHLSSLQAIGEEDPYQISHMLLHAQKAQQQQQPQRQQKVDSRSSSCLEEVVMSCTSAGSKQEASIPESDQETEWQYSYWPTDPDHHHGQ from the exons ATGAACACAAGCCCCATAAGCTCAGTGAACAGTTGCAGCCTCATCGACGCCAAAATCGAAGAGCATCGCGTGTCTTCAATATCCAAATTCTGCCCTGGCTGCGGCCACAAGATCGATCCCAAGCCG gACTGGTTCGGATTGCCTGCCGGAGTAAAGTTCGACCCAACAGATCAGGAGTTGATAGAACACCTGGATGCGAAGGTCAAAGCAGAAGAGCTGAGATCTCACCCTCTGATAGACGAATTCATCCCCACCATTGAAGGCGAAGATGGCATCTGCTACACCCACCCTGAGAAGCTCCCAG GGGCGACAAGAGATGGGCTGAGTAAGCACTTCTTCCACAGGCCCTCCAAGGCCTACACCACTGGGActaggaagaggaggaagataaTAAACCTGCAGATCAGTGAGGACGAGAAGCTCCAAAGCCACAAGGGGGAAGGTGAGACCAGGTGGCATAAGACAGGCAAGACCCGGCCCGTTATGGTCAATGGCAGGCAGAGAGGGTGCAAGAAGATCCTGGTGCTCTACACCAACTTTGGGAAGAACAGGAAGCCTGAGAAGACTAACTGGGTGATGCACCAGTACCATCTGGGGGAgtcagaggaggagaaggaaggggaGCTGGTGGTGTCCAAGATCTTTTATCAGACCCAGCCAAGGCAGTGCAACTTGTTAGTGTCTGTACAGAAGAGCAGCCATGCAGATGTTACGTTGCAGGAGCAGAGGAGGGAGAGTGGGAGTAGTGGGAGCAGCTCCTCCAAGGAGGTAGTCCACCATCACCAGCACATGAAGCCAGTCGAGACGACCTTTAGCTTTGCCCCTTTTAGGGAACGTTTCCCTGAG TCAGCAAAGGATCATCAGATGGTGCAACCCTCAGCAGCTTTCCACATGACGAGGCCTCCTTCTATGAATACCATCTCCACCATTAATGCCCACCTTTCCTCATTGCAAGCCATTGGAGAAGAAGACCCTTATCAAATCTCACATATGCTTCTGCATGCCCAAAAGGCTCAG cagcaacaacaaccacAACGACAACAGAAGGTAGATAGTAGATCTTCATCTTGCTTGGAAGAAGTGGTCATGAGTTGCACCTCTGCCGGAAGTAAACAA GAGGCATCAATTCCAGAGTCTGATCAAGAGACAGAATGGCAGTACTCATACTGGCCTACAGACCCAGATCATCATCATGGGCAATGA
- the LOC122035145 gene encoding NAC domain-containing protein 75-like isoform X2: MNTSPISSVNSCSLIDAKIEEHRVSSISKFCPGCGHKIDPKPDWFGLPAGVKFDPTDQELIEHLDAKVKAEELRSHPLIDEFIPTIEGEDGICYTHPEKLPGATRDGLSKHFFHRPSKAYTTGTRKRRKIINLQISEDEKLQSHKGEGETRWHKTGKTRPVMVNGRQRGCKKILVLYTNFGKNRKPEKTNWVMHQYHLGESEEEKEGELVVSKIFYQTQPRQCNLLVSVQKSSHADVTLQEQRRESGSSGSSSSKEVVHHHQHMKPVETTFSFAPFRERFPESAKDHQMVQPSAAFHMTRPPSMNTISTINAHLSSLQAIGEEDPYQISHMLLHAQKAQQQQPQRQQKVDSRSSSCLEEVVMSCTSAGSKQEASIPESDQETEWQYSYWPTDPDHHHGQ; this comes from the exons ATGAACACAAGCCCCATAAGCTCAGTGAACAGTTGCAGCCTCATCGACGCCAAAATCGAAGAGCATCGCGTGTCTTCAATATCCAAATTCTGCCCTGGCTGCGGCCACAAGATCGATCCCAAGCCG gACTGGTTCGGATTGCCTGCCGGAGTAAAGTTCGACCCAACAGATCAGGAGTTGATAGAACACCTGGATGCGAAGGTCAAAGCAGAAGAGCTGAGATCTCACCCTCTGATAGACGAATTCATCCCCACCATTGAAGGCGAAGATGGCATCTGCTACACCCACCCTGAGAAGCTCCCAG GGGCGACAAGAGATGGGCTGAGTAAGCACTTCTTCCACAGGCCCTCCAAGGCCTACACCACTGGGActaggaagaggaggaagataaTAAACCTGCAGATCAGTGAGGACGAGAAGCTCCAAAGCCACAAGGGGGAAGGTGAGACCAGGTGGCATAAGACAGGCAAGACCCGGCCCGTTATGGTCAATGGCAGGCAGAGAGGGTGCAAGAAGATCCTGGTGCTCTACACCAACTTTGGGAAGAACAGGAAGCCTGAGAAGACTAACTGGGTGATGCACCAGTACCATCTGGGGGAgtcagaggaggagaaggaaggggaGCTGGTGGTGTCCAAGATCTTTTATCAGACCCAGCCAAGGCAGTGCAACTTGTTAGTGTCTGTACAGAAGAGCAGCCATGCAGATGTTACGTTGCAGGAGCAGAGGAGGGAGAGTGGGAGTAGTGGGAGCAGCTCCTCCAAGGAGGTAGTCCACCATCACCAGCACATGAAGCCAGTCGAGACGACCTTTAGCTTTGCCCCTTTTAGGGAACGTTTCCCTGAG TCAGCAAAGGATCATCAGATGGTGCAACCCTCAGCAGCTTTCCACATGACGAGGCCTCCTTCTATGAATACCATCTCCACCATTAATGCCCACCTTTCCTCATTGCAAGCCATTGGAGAAGAAGACCCTTATCAAATCTCACATATGCTTCTGCATGCCCAAAAGGCTCAG caacaacaaccacAACGACAACAGAAGGTAGATAGTAGATCTTCATCTTGCTTGGAAGAAGTGGTCATGAGTTGCACCTCTGCCGGAAGTAAACAA GAGGCATCAATTCCAGAGTCTGATCAAGAGACAGAATGGCAGTACTCATACTGGCCTACAGACCCAGATCATCATCATGGGCAATGA